In one Trichosurus vulpecula isolate mTriVul1 chromosome 8, mTriVul1.pri, whole genome shotgun sequence genomic region, the following are encoded:
- the SNAPC5 gene encoding snRNA-activating protein complex subunit 5, whose product MLSRLQELRKEEETLLRVKAALHDQLNRLKVEELALQSIISSRGGEGMTHSSPLTEEPENAHQILVQVDNETSINQTELQLSTRKHVQEEEEEEEEEEEEEESDS is encoded by the exons ATGCTGAGCCGGCTGCAGGAGCTCCGCAAAGAGGAGGAGACTCTGCTGCGGGTGAAGGCGGCGCTGCACGACCAGCTCAATCGGCTCAAG GTTGAAGAGCTGGCCCTTCAATCAATTATTAGCtccagaggaggggaggggatgacCCATTCTTCACCTCTAACCGAGGAACCAGAAAAT GCACATCAGATCTTGGTGCAGGTAGACAATGAAACGTCCATCAATCAAACTGAATTACAGCTAAGCACAAGAAAACATGttcaagaagaagaggaggaagaggaggaggaggaggaggaggaagaatctgATTcctaa
- the RPL4 gene encoding 60S ribosomal protein L4, whose product MACVRPLISVYSEKGEVSGKNVTLPAVFKAPIRPDIVNFVHTNLRKNNRQPYAVSELAGHQTSAESWGTGRAVARIPRVRGGGTHRSGQGAFGNMCRGGRMFAPTKTWRRWHRRVNTTQKRYAICSALAASALPALVMSKGHRIEEVPELPLVVEDKVEGYKKTKEAVLLLKKLKAWNDIKKVYASQRMRAGKGKMRNRRRIQRRGPCIIYNEDNGIIKAFRNIPGITLLNVSKLNLLRLAPGGHVGRFCIWTESAFRKLDDLYGTWRRPATLKSHYNLPMHKMTNTDLTRILKSPEIRRALRAPRKKIHRRVLKKNPLKNLRIMVKLNPYAKTMRRNTILRQAKNRRIRETKRAAALKKIMEARKAVEEKKKKKLVGNKKVAGTKKVPGQKKPAEKKPAAAKKPVEKKPPAEKKSAQKKPAVEKKPAA is encoded by the exons ATG GCTTGTGTACGTCCCTTGATATCTGTGTACTCCGAAAAGGGGGAAGTATCTGGCAAAAATGTTACCTTGCCTGCTGTCTTTAAGGCTCCTATTCGTCCAGATATTGTGAATTTTGTTCATACCAACTTGAGAAAAAATAACCGGCAACCTTATGCTGTCAGTGAATTAGCAG gtcaTCAGACCAGTGCTGAGTCTTGGGGCACTGGCAGAGCTGTTGCTCGAATCCCTCGTGTTCGAGGTGGAGGGACTCACCGCTCGGGCCAGGGTGCTTTTGGAAAT ATGTGTCGAGGAGGTCGCATGTTTGCTCCTACCAAGACTTGGCGCCGTTGGCATCGCAGAGTGAACACGACACAAAAACGTTATGCCATCTGCTCTGCGTTGGCTGCCTCTGCCCTGCCGGCACTGGTCATGTCAAAAG GTCATCGAATTGAAGAAGTCCCAGAACTTCCTCTGGTGGTTGAAGATAAAGTCGAAGGGTATAAGAAGACCAAGGAAGCAGTTTTGCTGCTTAAGAAGCTGAAGGCGTGGAATGACATCAAAAAG gtctATGCTTCTCAGCGCATGAGAGCTGGTAAGGGTAAAATGAGAAACCGTCGTCGGATCCAGCGTCGGGGACCTTGTATCATCTATAATGAAGACAATGGCATTATCAAGGCCTTCAGAAACATTCCTG GTATTACTCTACTTAATGTGAGTAAACTGAACCTTTTGAGACTTGCTCCTGGTGGGCATGTGGGGCGTTTCTGTATTTGGACTGAAAGTGCTTTCCGCAAGTTGGATGACTTGTATGGTACGTGGCGCAGGCCTGCTACCTTGAAGAGTCACTACAA TCTCCCTATGCACAAGATGACCAACACAGACCTTACCAGGATTTTGAAAAGCCCAGAGATCCGGAGGGCCCTCCGTGCACCACG CAAAAAGATTCATCGACGAGTACTCAAGAAGAACCCACTGAAGAACTTGAGAATCATGGTGAAACTGAACCCCTATGCCAAGACAATGCGCCGGAATACCATTCTGCGCCAGGCTAAGAAT CGGAGAATCAGAGAAACTAAAAGAGCTGCCGCACTAAAGAAAATTATGGAGGCAAGGAAAGCagtagaggagaaaaagaagaagaagcttGTAGGTAATAAGAAGGTTGCAGGAACTAAGAAGGTTCCAGGGCAAAAGAAACCAGCAGAAAAGAAGCCTGCAGCAGCAAAAAAGCCTGTGGAAAAGAAGCCTCCAGCTGAAAAGAAATCTGCACAAAAAAAACCTGCAGTTGAAAAGAAGCCTGCAGCATAA